From one Rhodamnia argentea isolate NSW1041297 chromosome 1, ASM2092103v1, whole genome shotgun sequence genomic stretch:
- the LOC115743370 gene encoding uncharacterized protein LOC115743370 isoform X1: MEREISRAELLRSIEAIKSYDVVETRVQLITGLGELEIRERSDIAFVVESLVTFWEDYTCLDVTQCILHKAIIQVATKFLKPTLCGGLTPFLTLGAQASVWCKKHLQMTIMSMEESQEEEHCKMFYGLLLDVLTFCSASFTALVQHPSLMDDTLMNVVESSLLEQLNLTKDSLLEIERIQSVSSEIVKVAHTVINWVVKLCEDYCQSGNHLRARSEKEQSTMDAEGAGDINYVANMAKHTVEKLCELGTIAASGGGTLVSILNVTWKGVVTLLQIGKAALEINFNVADIILTLISLANESLRCAAENWSLLKESISQAEARRSFVPVKFYLVNVVKIASLYPCHSHSVHRQLTHCALMIASLKIQMCHEEHLNIASEVLSELLDQTSMNLFNSLLNSDEVSQEMKFEILDCLFSEEIYIDENSNNVYCTKAVDKIFSANSKVMFGTRLPSLGRILLLACLMRSSRDIEGDVRLGITRKLGWLFDVLVHEEVYPCILSMSVPQLYGTKKTPELVWETVFASLIHSLKSFMIVASSSTAWGEVEAFLLDNFFHPHVLCWEIIMELWCFMMRYAETYVVNDVIDKLCSCLKSVASVEAVFVDDSSLRRMARSISMLVSCGTTSVADRVYKFVTSGGVSLSSSVMTVALLAEGFSLNLLSDNLRGIAKQRITSDYDEFIGGFSGTLISTCPSRLLGAPLFVLCASLPSLQIAESDIDEKTLKFLADILQSCTRSPENVASDICLKLLGQTLAIVSNMTHLYACNGMDEVIMKLQNLFITRPLAADAKLYQCKVDLALFMAGLGHIEMEERDEFPKSCAIWELYHMLLREQHWALTHLAIKAFGHFAARTSCNQLWRFVPQNAALSYDLSRGNDANEERFMSEFKKFLEKEVALLKTFPCTEQLQMLRKEALILKVTTQKSQNIDMEATRHERTDVICENRSNKKRKVPDEISKGVELLQSGLKAISDGLSLWEKAEASSLELHDKFLVHFSSLEDVITHLAGLASID, translated from the exons atggagagagagatctcGAGAGCCGAGTTGCTACGCTCCATCGAAGCCATCAAATCCTACGAT GTCGTCGAGACTCGGGTTCAGCTTATCACTGGGCTCGGTGAACTGGAAATACGTGAGAGATCTGACATAGCTTTCGTTGTCGAAAGCCTAGTT ACATTTTGGGAGGACTACACTTGTTTGGATGTTACCCAGTGCATATTACACAAAGCAATCATACAGGTGGCAACAAAGTTCCTTAAGCCTACTTTATGTGGCGGCCTGACACCATTCCTTACTCTTGGGGCCCAG GCAAGCGTTTGGTGTAAAAAGCATCTACAGATGACAATTATGTCAATGGAGGAgtctcaagaagaagaacattGCAAGATGTTTTATGGG CTGCTTCTAGACGTACTTACTTTCTGCAGTGCAAGCTTCACTGCTTTGGTGCAGCATCCTTCGCTAATGGACGATACACTAATGAACGTTGTGGAGAGTTCATTATTGGAACAACTGAATTTAACAAAAGATTCATTGTTGGAAATTGAG AGAATCCAATCCGTTAGCTCAGAAATAGTGAAGGTTGCACATACAGTCATCAACTGGGTTGTAAAATTATGCGAAGATTATTGCCAATCTGGGAACCATTTGCGAGCAAGATCTGAGAAAGAACAGAGTACCATGGATGCAGAAGGGGCAGGTGATATAAATTATGTTGCTAACATGGCTAAACATACAGTAGAAAAGCTGTGCGAATTGGGAACTATTGCAGCAAGTGGTGGTGGAACTCTGGTAAGCATTCTGAATGTCACTTGGAAAGGTGTTGTCACACTTCTTCAGATAGGAAAAGCAGCACTAGAAATCAATTTTAATGTAGCGGATATTATTTTGACTCTTATTTCACTAGCCAATGAATCTCTGAGATGTGCAGCTGAGAATTGGTCTTTGCTGAAGGAATCTATTTCTCAAGCAGAAGCTAGACGGTCATTTGTTCCTGTAAAGTTTTACCTTGTTAATGTTGTGAAAATAGCCTCCCTGTATCCATGTCATTCACACAGTGTTCACAGGCAGTTAACACACTGTGCCCTGATGATCGCaagtttgaaaattcaaatgtgCCATGAAGAGCACCTAAATATCGCTAGTGAGGTATTGTCCGAACTGTTGGATCAAACATCCATGAATTTGTTCAACTCCTTGCTGAATTCTGATGAAGTAAGCCAGGAGATGAAGTTTGAAATACTGGATTGTTTGTTCAGTGAAGAGATCTATATCGATGAGAACTCAAATAATGTTTATTGCACAAAGGCAGTGGATAAAATCTTTTCTGCGAACTCCAAGGTTATGTTTGGGACAAGACTACCTTCGCTTGGCCGGATTCTGTTACTTGCTTGTCTCATGAGATCTTCTCGCGATATCGAAGGAGATGTACGACTCGGGATAACCAGAAAGCTCGGATGGCTTTTCGACGTACTTGTCCATGAAGAAGTATATCCTTGCATCCTCTCAATGTCAGTACCCCAACTATATGGTACTAAGAAGACCCCGGAGTTGGTATGGGAGACTGTTTTTGCTTCTCTTATACATTCCCTCAAGTCTTTCATGATTGTGGCCTCCTCAAGTACAGCATGGGGAGAAGTGGAGGCTTTCTTGCTTGACAACTTCTTCCATCCTCACGTTCTTTGTTGGGAGATTATAATGGAGCTGTGGTGCTTTATGATGCGCTATGCTGAAACCTATGTGGTAAATGATGTTATTGATAAACTCTGCTCATGTCTCAAATCCGTGGCTTCTGTCGAAGCTGTTTTTGTTGATGATTCTTCCCTCAGAAGAATGGCCAGATCAATAAGTATGCTGGTTTCTTGTGGTACAACATCTGTGGCAGACAGGGTTTATAAATTTGTTACTAGTGGTGGTGTATCTCTGTCTTCATCAGTCATGACTGTAGCCTTGCTCGCGGAAGGTTTTTCGCTGAATTTGCTTTCGGACAACTTGAGAGGCATCGCTAAACAAAGGATAACCAGTGACTATGATGAATTCATTGGAGGTTTTAGCGGCACACTCATCAGCACTTGCCCTTCTAGGCTGCTGGGGGCTCCACTCTTTGTGTTGTGTGCTTCTTTGCCATCTCT CCAGATTGCCGAATCTGACATTGATGAGAAGACACTCAAGTTCCTAGCCGATATTCTACAGAGCTGCACCCGTTCTCCAGAGAATGTGGCAAGTGACATTTGCCTTAAGCTTTTGGGTCAAACACTGGCGATAGTTTCGAACATGACACATCTATATGCATGTAATGGCATGGACGAAGTCATCATGAAGCTGCAAAACCTGTTTATCACAAGGCCATTGGCAGCTGATGCCAAGTTGTACCAGTGCAAAGTTGATTTGGCTCTTTTCATGGCAGGACTTGGTCATATAGAAATGGAAGAAAGAGATGAATTTCCGAAGAGCTGTGCTATTTGGGAGCTGTATCATATGTTACTAAGAGAACAGCACTGGGCTCTCACGCATTTGGCAATTAAAGCATTTGGACATTTTGCTGCTAGAACCTCCTGCAATCAGCTTTGGAGATTTGTGCCACAAAATGCTGCTCTATCATACGATTTATCGCGAGGAAATGATGCAAATGAGGAAAGGTTTATGTCTGAATTCAAGAAATTTCTCGAGAAAGAAGTTGCCCTTCTTAAAACTTTTCCCTGCACTGAGCAGCTTCAGATGCTCAGGAAAGAGGCTTTAATCCTTAAGGTCACAACTCAAAAGAGTCAAAATATTGACATGGAAGCTACTAGGCACGAAAGAACAGATGTGATTTGTGAAAATAGGTCAAACAAGAAGAGGAAGGTTCCTGATGAGATCAGCAAGGGTGTTGAATTGCTGCAGAGTGGTTTGAAGGCCATTTCTGATGGTCTTTCCCTGTGGGAGAAGGCCGAGGCTAGCTCCTTAGAACTTCATGATAagtttttagttcatttttctAGCCTCGAGGATGTGATTACTCACTTAGCTGGCCTTGCTAGTATTGATTAA
- the LOC115743370 gene encoding uncharacterized protein LOC115743370 isoform X2: MEREISRAELLRSIEAIKSYDVVETRVQLITGLGELEIRERSDIAFVVESLVDYTCLDVTQCILHKAIIQVATKFLKPTLCGGLTPFLTLGAQASVWCKKHLQMTIMSMEESQEEEHCKMFYGLLLDVLTFCSASFTALVQHPSLMDDTLMNVVESSLLEQLNLTKDSLLEIERIQSVSSEIVKVAHTVINWVVKLCEDYCQSGNHLRARSEKEQSTMDAEGAGDINYVANMAKHTVEKLCELGTIAASGGGTLVSILNVTWKGVVTLLQIGKAALEINFNVADIILTLISLANESLRCAAENWSLLKESISQAEARRSFVPVKFYLVNVVKIASLYPCHSHSVHRQLTHCALMIASLKIQMCHEEHLNIASEVLSELLDQTSMNLFNSLLNSDEVSQEMKFEILDCLFSEEIYIDENSNNVYCTKAVDKIFSANSKVMFGTRLPSLGRILLLACLMRSSRDIEGDVRLGITRKLGWLFDVLVHEEVYPCILSMSVPQLYGTKKTPELVWETVFASLIHSLKSFMIVASSSTAWGEVEAFLLDNFFHPHVLCWEIIMELWCFMMRYAETYVVNDVIDKLCSCLKSVASVEAVFVDDSSLRRMARSISMLVSCGTTSVADRVYKFVTSGGVSLSSSVMTVALLAEGFSLNLLSDNLRGIAKQRITSDYDEFIGGFSGTLISTCPSRLLGAPLFVLCASLPSLQIAESDIDEKTLKFLADILQSCTRSPENVASDICLKLLGQTLAIVSNMTHLYACNGMDEVIMKLQNLFITRPLAADAKLYQCKVDLALFMAGLGHIEMEERDEFPKSCAIWELYHMLLREQHWALTHLAIKAFGHFAARTSCNQLWRFVPQNAALSYDLSRGNDANEERFMSEFKKFLEKEVALLKTFPCTEQLQMLRKEALILKVTTQKSQNIDMEATRHERTDVICENRSNKKRKVPDEISKGVELLQSGLKAISDGLSLWEKAEASSLELHDKFLVHFSSLEDVITHLAGLASID, from the exons atggagagagagatctcGAGAGCCGAGTTGCTACGCTCCATCGAAGCCATCAAATCCTACGAT GTCGTCGAGACTCGGGTTCAGCTTATCACTGGGCTCGGTGAACTGGAAATACGTGAGAGATCTGACATAGCTTTCGTTGTCGAAAGCCTAGTT GACTACACTTGTTTGGATGTTACCCAGTGCATATTACACAAAGCAATCATACAGGTGGCAACAAAGTTCCTTAAGCCTACTTTATGTGGCGGCCTGACACCATTCCTTACTCTTGGGGCCCAG GCAAGCGTTTGGTGTAAAAAGCATCTACAGATGACAATTATGTCAATGGAGGAgtctcaagaagaagaacattGCAAGATGTTTTATGGG CTGCTTCTAGACGTACTTACTTTCTGCAGTGCAAGCTTCACTGCTTTGGTGCAGCATCCTTCGCTAATGGACGATACACTAATGAACGTTGTGGAGAGTTCATTATTGGAACAACTGAATTTAACAAAAGATTCATTGTTGGAAATTGAG AGAATCCAATCCGTTAGCTCAGAAATAGTGAAGGTTGCACATACAGTCATCAACTGGGTTGTAAAATTATGCGAAGATTATTGCCAATCTGGGAACCATTTGCGAGCAAGATCTGAGAAAGAACAGAGTACCATGGATGCAGAAGGGGCAGGTGATATAAATTATGTTGCTAACATGGCTAAACATACAGTAGAAAAGCTGTGCGAATTGGGAACTATTGCAGCAAGTGGTGGTGGAACTCTGGTAAGCATTCTGAATGTCACTTGGAAAGGTGTTGTCACACTTCTTCAGATAGGAAAAGCAGCACTAGAAATCAATTTTAATGTAGCGGATATTATTTTGACTCTTATTTCACTAGCCAATGAATCTCTGAGATGTGCAGCTGAGAATTGGTCTTTGCTGAAGGAATCTATTTCTCAAGCAGAAGCTAGACGGTCATTTGTTCCTGTAAAGTTTTACCTTGTTAATGTTGTGAAAATAGCCTCCCTGTATCCATGTCATTCACACAGTGTTCACAGGCAGTTAACACACTGTGCCCTGATGATCGCaagtttgaaaattcaaatgtgCCATGAAGAGCACCTAAATATCGCTAGTGAGGTATTGTCCGAACTGTTGGATCAAACATCCATGAATTTGTTCAACTCCTTGCTGAATTCTGATGAAGTAAGCCAGGAGATGAAGTTTGAAATACTGGATTGTTTGTTCAGTGAAGAGATCTATATCGATGAGAACTCAAATAATGTTTATTGCACAAAGGCAGTGGATAAAATCTTTTCTGCGAACTCCAAGGTTATGTTTGGGACAAGACTACCTTCGCTTGGCCGGATTCTGTTACTTGCTTGTCTCATGAGATCTTCTCGCGATATCGAAGGAGATGTACGACTCGGGATAACCAGAAAGCTCGGATGGCTTTTCGACGTACTTGTCCATGAAGAAGTATATCCTTGCATCCTCTCAATGTCAGTACCCCAACTATATGGTACTAAGAAGACCCCGGAGTTGGTATGGGAGACTGTTTTTGCTTCTCTTATACATTCCCTCAAGTCTTTCATGATTGTGGCCTCCTCAAGTACAGCATGGGGAGAAGTGGAGGCTTTCTTGCTTGACAACTTCTTCCATCCTCACGTTCTTTGTTGGGAGATTATAATGGAGCTGTGGTGCTTTATGATGCGCTATGCTGAAACCTATGTGGTAAATGATGTTATTGATAAACTCTGCTCATGTCTCAAATCCGTGGCTTCTGTCGAAGCTGTTTTTGTTGATGATTCTTCCCTCAGAAGAATGGCCAGATCAATAAGTATGCTGGTTTCTTGTGGTACAACATCTGTGGCAGACAGGGTTTATAAATTTGTTACTAGTGGTGGTGTATCTCTGTCTTCATCAGTCATGACTGTAGCCTTGCTCGCGGAAGGTTTTTCGCTGAATTTGCTTTCGGACAACTTGAGAGGCATCGCTAAACAAAGGATAACCAGTGACTATGATGAATTCATTGGAGGTTTTAGCGGCACACTCATCAGCACTTGCCCTTCTAGGCTGCTGGGGGCTCCACTCTTTGTGTTGTGTGCTTCTTTGCCATCTCT CCAGATTGCCGAATCTGACATTGATGAGAAGACACTCAAGTTCCTAGCCGATATTCTACAGAGCTGCACCCGTTCTCCAGAGAATGTGGCAAGTGACATTTGCCTTAAGCTTTTGGGTCAAACACTGGCGATAGTTTCGAACATGACACATCTATATGCATGTAATGGCATGGACGAAGTCATCATGAAGCTGCAAAACCTGTTTATCACAAGGCCATTGGCAGCTGATGCCAAGTTGTACCAGTGCAAAGTTGATTTGGCTCTTTTCATGGCAGGACTTGGTCATATAGAAATGGAAGAAAGAGATGAATTTCCGAAGAGCTGTGCTATTTGGGAGCTGTATCATATGTTACTAAGAGAACAGCACTGGGCTCTCACGCATTTGGCAATTAAAGCATTTGGACATTTTGCTGCTAGAACCTCCTGCAATCAGCTTTGGAGATTTGTGCCACAAAATGCTGCTCTATCATACGATTTATCGCGAGGAAATGATGCAAATGAGGAAAGGTTTATGTCTGAATTCAAGAAATTTCTCGAGAAAGAAGTTGCCCTTCTTAAAACTTTTCCCTGCACTGAGCAGCTTCAGATGCTCAGGAAAGAGGCTTTAATCCTTAAGGTCACAACTCAAAAGAGTCAAAATATTGACATGGAAGCTACTAGGCACGAAAGAACAGATGTGATTTGTGAAAATAGGTCAAACAAGAAGAGGAAGGTTCCTGATGAGATCAGCAAGGGTGTTGAATTGCTGCAGAGTGGTTTGAAGGCCATTTCTGATGGTCTTTCCCTGTGGGAGAAGGCCGAGGCTAGCTCCTTAGAACTTCATGATAagtttttagttcatttttctAGCCTCGAGGATGTGATTACTCACTTAGCTGGCCTTGCTAGTATTGATTAA
- the LOC115743370 gene encoding uncharacterized protein LOC115743370 isoform X3 has product MDDTLMNVVESSLLEQLNLTKDSLLEIERIQSVSSEIVKVAHTVINWVVKLCEDYCQSGNHLRARSEKEQSTMDAEGAGDINYVANMAKHTVEKLCELGTIAASGGGTLVSILNVTWKGVVTLLQIGKAALEINFNVADIILTLISLANESLRCAAENWSLLKESISQAEARRSFVPVKFYLVNVVKIASLYPCHSHSVHRQLTHCALMIASLKIQMCHEEHLNIASEVLSELLDQTSMNLFNSLLNSDEVSQEMKFEILDCLFSEEIYIDENSNNVYCTKAVDKIFSANSKVMFGTRLPSLGRILLLACLMRSSRDIEGDVRLGITRKLGWLFDVLVHEEVYPCILSMSVPQLYGTKKTPELVWETVFASLIHSLKSFMIVASSSTAWGEVEAFLLDNFFHPHVLCWEIIMELWCFMMRYAETYVVNDVIDKLCSCLKSVASVEAVFVDDSSLRRMARSISMLVSCGTTSVADRVYKFVTSGGVSLSSSVMTVALLAEGFSLNLLSDNLRGIAKQRITSDYDEFIGGFSGTLISTCPSRLLGAPLFVLCASLPSLQIAESDIDEKTLKFLADILQSCTRSPENVASDICLKLLGQTLAIVSNMTHLYACNGMDEVIMKLQNLFITRPLAADAKLYQCKVDLALFMAGLGHIEMEERDEFPKSCAIWELYHMLLREQHWALTHLAIKAFGHFAARTSCNQLWRFVPQNAALSYDLSRGNDANEERFMSEFKKFLEKEVALLKTFPCTEQLQMLRKEALILKVTTQKSQNIDMEATRHERTDVICENRSNKKRKVPDEISKGVELLQSGLKAISDGLSLWEKAEASSLELHDKFLVHFSSLEDVITHLAGLASID; this is encoded by the exons ATGGACGATACACTAATGAACGTTGTGGAGAGTTCATTATTGGAACAACTGAATTTAACAAAAGATTCATTGTTGGAAATTGAG AGAATCCAATCCGTTAGCTCAGAAATAGTGAAGGTTGCACATACAGTCATCAACTGGGTTGTAAAATTATGCGAAGATTATTGCCAATCTGGGAACCATTTGCGAGCAAGATCTGAGAAAGAACAGAGTACCATGGATGCAGAAGGGGCAGGTGATATAAATTATGTTGCTAACATGGCTAAACATACAGTAGAAAAGCTGTGCGAATTGGGAACTATTGCAGCAAGTGGTGGTGGAACTCTGGTAAGCATTCTGAATGTCACTTGGAAAGGTGTTGTCACACTTCTTCAGATAGGAAAAGCAGCACTAGAAATCAATTTTAATGTAGCGGATATTATTTTGACTCTTATTTCACTAGCCAATGAATCTCTGAGATGTGCAGCTGAGAATTGGTCTTTGCTGAAGGAATCTATTTCTCAAGCAGAAGCTAGACGGTCATTTGTTCCTGTAAAGTTTTACCTTGTTAATGTTGTGAAAATAGCCTCCCTGTATCCATGTCATTCACACAGTGTTCACAGGCAGTTAACACACTGTGCCCTGATGATCGCaagtttgaaaattcaaatgtgCCATGAAGAGCACCTAAATATCGCTAGTGAGGTATTGTCCGAACTGTTGGATCAAACATCCATGAATTTGTTCAACTCCTTGCTGAATTCTGATGAAGTAAGCCAGGAGATGAAGTTTGAAATACTGGATTGTTTGTTCAGTGAAGAGATCTATATCGATGAGAACTCAAATAATGTTTATTGCACAAAGGCAGTGGATAAAATCTTTTCTGCGAACTCCAAGGTTATGTTTGGGACAAGACTACCTTCGCTTGGCCGGATTCTGTTACTTGCTTGTCTCATGAGATCTTCTCGCGATATCGAAGGAGATGTACGACTCGGGATAACCAGAAAGCTCGGATGGCTTTTCGACGTACTTGTCCATGAAGAAGTATATCCTTGCATCCTCTCAATGTCAGTACCCCAACTATATGGTACTAAGAAGACCCCGGAGTTGGTATGGGAGACTGTTTTTGCTTCTCTTATACATTCCCTCAAGTCTTTCATGATTGTGGCCTCCTCAAGTACAGCATGGGGAGAAGTGGAGGCTTTCTTGCTTGACAACTTCTTCCATCCTCACGTTCTTTGTTGGGAGATTATAATGGAGCTGTGGTGCTTTATGATGCGCTATGCTGAAACCTATGTGGTAAATGATGTTATTGATAAACTCTGCTCATGTCTCAAATCCGTGGCTTCTGTCGAAGCTGTTTTTGTTGATGATTCTTCCCTCAGAAGAATGGCCAGATCAATAAGTATGCTGGTTTCTTGTGGTACAACATCTGTGGCAGACAGGGTTTATAAATTTGTTACTAGTGGTGGTGTATCTCTGTCTTCATCAGTCATGACTGTAGCCTTGCTCGCGGAAGGTTTTTCGCTGAATTTGCTTTCGGACAACTTGAGAGGCATCGCTAAACAAAGGATAACCAGTGACTATGATGAATTCATTGGAGGTTTTAGCGGCACACTCATCAGCACTTGCCCTTCTAGGCTGCTGGGGGCTCCACTCTTTGTGTTGTGTGCTTCTTTGCCATCTCT CCAGATTGCCGAATCTGACATTGATGAGAAGACACTCAAGTTCCTAGCCGATATTCTACAGAGCTGCACCCGTTCTCCAGAGAATGTGGCAAGTGACATTTGCCTTAAGCTTTTGGGTCAAACACTGGCGATAGTTTCGAACATGACACATCTATATGCATGTAATGGCATGGACGAAGTCATCATGAAGCTGCAAAACCTGTTTATCACAAGGCCATTGGCAGCTGATGCCAAGTTGTACCAGTGCAAAGTTGATTTGGCTCTTTTCATGGCAGGACTTGGTCATATAGAAATGGAAGAAAGAGATGAATTTCCGAAGAGCTGTGCTATTTGGGAGCTGTATCATATGTTACTAAGAGAACAGCACTGGGCTCTCACGCATTTGGCAATTAAAGCATTTGGACATTTTGCTGCTAGAACCTCCTGCAATCAGCTTTGGAGATTTGTGCCACAAAATGCTGCTCTATCATACGATTTATCGCGAGGAAATGATGCAAATGAGGAAAGGTTTATGTCTGAATTCAAGAAATTTCTCGAGAAAGAAGTTGCCCTTCTTAAAACTTTTCCCTGCACTGAGCAGCTTCAGATGCTCAGGAAAGAGGCTTTAATCCTTAAGGTCACAACTCAAAAGAGTCAAAATATTGACATGGAAGCTACTAGGCACGAAAGAACAGATGTGATTTGTGAAAATAGGTCAAACAAGAAGAGGAAGGTTCCTGATGAGATCAGCAAGGGTGTTGAATTGCTGCAGAGTGGTTTGAAGGCCATTTCTGATGGTCTTTCCCTGTGGGAGAAGGCCGAGGCTAGCTCCTTAGAACTTCATGATAagtttttagttcatttttctAGCCTCGAGGATGTGATTACTCACTTAGCTGGCCTTGCTAGTATTGATTAA